Part of the Verrucomicrobiia bacterium genome, CATTTCCTCAACGCGCTGTTGGTGTTCGGGGTCGCGCGCCGGGCATTGGGGGACAACACAACATCCGCTGGGGGTGGACCGAACCAGAGGTTGTGGGTCGCGTATGCCGTGGCGGTTCTGTGGATGCTGCATCCGTTGGTCACTGAGAGCGTGACGTATGTGCTGCAGCGGACCGAACTGTTGATGGCGCTGTTTCTTTTGTTGACCCTGTACTGTTTCATTCGCGGGACCGAGTCCCCACGCAAGATGGTCTGGTTCGGTGCGGCGATCATGGCCTGTACGCTTGGGATGGGCACGAAGGAGGTTATGGTGATGACCCCGCTGCTCGTCCTCGCCTACGATTCCATTTTTGTGGCTCGCTCGTGGCGCGCCGCCTTGCGTGAGCGTCGGGAACTGTACGCAGGCCTGGCCGCGAGTTGGCTCGTGCTCGCGTCGCTGCTGCTGACGACCAACTTGAAGGCAAAATCCGGTCTCACGGTGGACGTCTTGTCGCCCTGGAACTATTTCAAGATGCAATGGACCGTGGTGGCGCATTACTTGCGGCTGTCGGTGTGGCCGCAGGGGTTGGTGCTGGATTATTCGGACTGGCCCCGGGAAACGACCCTGGCAAGTGGCCTACCCGCTGCGGGACTATTGGCGGCACTGTTCGCCGGTACCGTGTGGGCAATCCGCCGCCGTTGGTGGTGGGGATTTTGGGGCGCGTGGTTCTTCCTCCTGCTGGCGCCGACGTCCAGTTTCTTGCCTTTGCCGACGGAGCCCGCCACCGAGCGGAGAATGTACCTGCCCCTGATGGCGGTCATGGCCGTCGCACTGGGAGGAGGAGATCAACTTTGCCGTAACCTCTGGACCCGATTCGGTTGGCCCGTCCGCGTCTTCCCGTGGCTACAAGCCGGCGCGATGACAGCATTGGCGCTCGCGCTTGGAATCGCCACAGTTCAAAGAAACGGCCAGTATCAAAGCGCGGAATCCATCTGGGCTGATGTGGTCGCCAAGCGCCCGGACAGCTTGCGCGGTCATACCAACCTTGGCCAGGCCTTGTTGACCGACGGCCGGGCGAAGGAGTCGATTCCCCATTTTATCGACGCCTTGCACATCGATCCGAACGAGCCGATTGCGCGGTGCAATCTGGGGAGTGCGCTGGCGATGATTGGCGCGACAAATCGGGGCATCGCTGAATTGCAGGAGACGCTTCAACATACCCCCAATTACGCCCCCGCTCATGTGGCTCTGGCTGATATTTTTGTGGGTCAGGGCAATCAGCGGGCTGCATTGGAGCATTATGCGGCCGCACTCGATATCAATCCGGACGAGCAGGTCGCGCGCTTCAACCTGGCCCAATTGCTCACCCGCATGGGCCAGCGCGAAGGGGCCATCGCGCAGTTCACCGAAGTGCTGCGGCTCGACCCGAGGAACGCGACCGCCCACTACAACCTCGCCAATCTACTGGCCGAGAACGGCAGTGAGACCGAGGCCATCTCACACTACGTCGCGGCGGCGCGGTTTGATCCCCACAACGCGCGCAGCCAGATCAATCTCGGCAATCTGTTCCTGAAGTTGGGACGCACGGATGATGCCGTCGCCGCCTACACGGACGCGTTGCGCACGGACCCAAATGCGTTCAAGGCCCACAATAACCTCGCCGTGATCCTCGCTGGCCGCGGGGACCTGGTCCACGCCATCGAGCATTTCCGTGAGGCGGCCCGCCTCCAGCCGGACGCCCCCGAGGTGCATAGCGAACTGGCTGAAGTTTTGGACAGGCAGGGACTGCATGAGGAGGCCCAGCGCGAGCTTGCCCAAGCGCAAAGACTCCGCGCTGCGAGCGGCCAGCCGTGATTTAGCCGGCGTTCAACTTCACCGCGAAGCCCGCGACGATCGGCTTCGCGAGCAGTTCGTAATCCGCGTATTTCATTTTGATCGCATCGCTGTGCGTACCCGCCTCAAACACCACCTTGTCGGCTTCGGCGAAACTCCGATCCAAATAAGTCGCGACGCCATATAAATGGCCAAAGGGTGGCATCGTGCCAATGGCGCAATCGGGAAACAGCGGCTTGAACTCCGCCTCCGCTGCCTTCGTCGTCGGTCGACCCGTAATTGCACCGAGTTTTTCCAGGTCGATACGACGGTCCGTCGGCAGCACCGCCATGACGATTTCCGCATCCGTCCGGACCATCACCACCTTGGCGCGGTCTTTTCCCTTCACGTGTTCGATTGCCGCCAATTCGTGCGATGTGAATGCCTCAGGGTGATGCAAAATCTCGTAACGGACTTTGCTCTCATCTAAAAAATCAATCAACCGGGCCGGTATTCCCATGGCCCACTATAGCTCGCCCCCACGCCAACGTCATCTCCCTTTGCCGCCGATCAACGCGATGAGCCTATCCGCGTATACAGGGTCGCCACGCAGCGGAGCCAGTTCGCTGTCGCGCGCGGCCAACGTTGCATACCCTGGTTCCGCCACGATCACCGCCTGCAATTCGTCATACGCTTCGGCCAGGCGACCCAGTCTCGCGTACGAACACGCCAGGTTGTATCGCGCCGCCCACAACGTCCCGTCCGCGGCGATGGCCTGCCGGAGTTGTTCGACAGCCAGGTCGTACGCGTGGGTCTTCAGATAAATCGCGCCCAGCGTCGCGCGCGCCATCGGCAGTTGCGGCGTGCGGGGATCGGACTGGTTCACGGCGCGCTCGGCGGCCACGCGAGCTTCCGCCAGGTGCCCCGTTTTCAGCAGGGCTATCGCGGCATTGTAATTCGCCAGCGGATCATTGGGAAAATCCGCCAGCACCTCTCCCCACAACGACAGGTCATTCCGCCACACGCGGATCTGCTTGCGTGTCGACAACCCGAGAAAGATAAACCACAGCCCCAACACCAGGCACAGCATCGTCTTAAACACCATTGAACCTCGCCGCCACAGCCAGATGAGTCCGCTGCCAATCGCAATCAACGCCGGCACCATCGCCAGATACGCGTAACGATCAGCCGCCGCCTGGCGTCCCACCTGCAACAGTCCGGATGCCGGCAAGAGCAGTGTCAGGTAACTCCACCATGCCGCTGCCAGCACCGGGACACGACCGCGTTGCCACACCGCTACGGCCGTGACAACCGCGCAAAACACCAACGGCACCAGGAATTCCTCGCTGTGCAGGCTGATGCGGCTGTCCAATGGATAAAATGGCGAAAGCCACGCCGGCCAAATCAGTTTCCATAAATAAAACACTACGCCCCGCGCCGCCACCAGCACCCGCGCCCAACACGTGTACTCGACCAGCCCTTCCAAATGCTCCTGCGCCGCGACCGCTCCCACCGCTGCAGCGGCGCTCAGCGCGATCATCAACCACTTTTCCCGGAGCAACCGCCACCAGCATCGTTCCACCTGCCGGCGCAACGGGAAAAAATCTAATGCGAGCATCACGAACGGCAGACTTACTGCGACCGGTTTCGTCAGGAGCGCGACCACCTGTAAGGCGACAGTCGTCCACCACCACCCACATTTTGATTTACCGCCGCTTCCGACGGCGCGCACATACGCGCACAAGGCCGCCACCATCCACACTGAACACAACAAGCCGTTGCGTGCAGCCACCCACGCTACCGATTCCACCTGCAACGGATGAATCCCACAGACCAGCGCGATTCCCGCGCTCATCGCCAGCCGTTCCGGCATACGAACATTTCTCGCTGCCCCGGTCAGTAGCCAAACCAACGTCCCCACCAGCGCGACGTAGATACCGTGCAACAGCCAGTTCGTCGCGTGATGCCCCGTGGCTGTCATGCCCCAAAGTTGGTAATCCGCCAAATGTGTCATCCACACGATCGGCTGGAGATAGAACGGTTGCAGCGACGTCCACATCCAGCGTAGCGACGCCCACGAAAACTTCCCCATCCGCGCCAACTCCGTGAGGTAGATCTGGTCGTCCCAATTGACAAAGCCATTGGCGAGCACGGGCCGAAAGACCCAGAGCGAAATCACGGCCGCCGCAAAAAGCAGGTAAACAAGCAGGCGATTCGGCAGGCCCTGGGTCGACTGCGCTGCCCCGTCAACGCTGCGGTCCTTTTTCATCTTCCGCTCACCAGAATTTCCAATCGCCGCGAGCAAGGACCCAGGCTGCCAGCACTGCGTTGCTCACCGCGTGGGCAATGACACACGCGAACACATCCTTGCGTTTGTAGTACAGCCAATTGTACAGCGCCCCGCAAATCAACCCGGCCAGCCACTGGTAATGCTCCGCGCCGAACATCGCCACGGTCACCGCGAACGATAGTCCGGTGAACGTGCCGACCGGCACGCTCTTGAAGTCCTCGTTCACCAGCCAGCGAATCAGGAACGCGCGCCAGAACAATTCTTCCATCACCGGCACCACGATCACTGCGCCGACAACGCGAAACGCGAGGAACATGTTCCGCTGCGCCAGCGATGAGATCGTCGTCGGATCGAACGCCGCCCCGCTGCCGTACTTCGGATAAAACGGATCGATCCCAATCCAGATCGCAATCGCCACGAGCCCGACGACCACCGCCAGCAGGGAGAACCCCGATCGCAATTCCTCGTAGTCCTTGCGAAAGTAAATCAGCGCCGCCGCTACCGCGACGACCTTCGCTGGATACAGCCACAACAAATTCGCGTTCGTCTGCACCAGCAGGAACGCCATGTAAATCCCCATCGGTACGACATACGGAAGCCACACTTTGGATTTCATCATGATGCGGGTCGCACTTTACAGTCAGTCAGCTTGAAATGTCATTCCGAACCTATTAGGTCGCCCCGGTGTATGCGGGTACAAATATGATATGATGGAAACTTCTTGGTGATTTCCCCTCAAAAAGGCCTCCGAAATGGGTTCGTTTTTCCAGAACGAACCCATTTGCAAAGCCGACTGCAAACGTCGTAACATTCTGCCAATACGCGTGATACAAGGCAAAAAGTGACAAACCGAAATGGGTTCGTTTCGCAGAAACGTATATGGGCCCTCTCTTGCCCCCTCCTCGGCCTCTTCGAAGCGAACAATTGCGCCATATTGTTGCTCTCGCCGCCATGGATTTCCCTGTCAATGAGCATGCCGCACCCTACTACTATCGGAATTCGATGTCTAGAAGAAAGGTGCTTTTTTTAGCCTCTCCTTTTCCGGCTTGCGACTCCTGCGTGGTTGCCCTTAAATGCGCACGCAAAATCATGAAAAGATTTCTCACCACGCTTCTTATTGGATCCACGGTTTGCGTCCGCGTTAACGGACAAACCAACTCAACGGTTTCTTCCGCCGCCTCCACGCAAACGGAAATCATCGTCTGCATCCGGCATGGTGAAAAACCTGCCGCAGCGCTTGGGCAATTGAACTGCCGCGGCCTCAATCGCGCCCTCGCCCTGCCTGCCGTGTTGCTCGGAAAATACGGTTCCCCCCAATTCATTTTCGCTCCCAATCCCTCCGACAAAGTCGATCAAAAGGAAAATAGTGTCGGATATTTTTATGTGCGCCCCCTCGCCACCATCGAGCCTACCGCCATTCGCTGCGGCTTGCCGGTCGATACAGAATTCGGCTTTAGCGAAATCGACCGCCTCGAACACCAACTGGGGAAACCGCCTTATCATAGCGCGACCATCTTCGTCGTGTGGGAACACGTCGTCCTCAGCGAGTTCGCAAGAAATATCATCAAAACCTATGGCGGCGACCCATCGCTGGTTCCGTCATGGCCCCACAAAGATTACGACACGATCTTCGTCTTCAAGATCACCCGCAGCGAAGGACAAAAATCCATCACCTTCACCGTCGATCACGAAAACCTGAATAATCTAAGCGACACCTGCCCTTGAGTTTTTAACCCGGTCCCAGTACACTCCGTGCGTCGTGAAATTGCTCTTGGTAGCAATGTTGTTCGCTTCGCTTTCGGTTGCCGGTGTGTTTGCTGATGGCGCCGCTCCGGATAAGCCGAAAGAGTGGCCGTACGGACCATACGACAAACTTCACCGCGATCCCCCGCACACCCCGAAGAACGAGCCTCAAATCTTTCGTTTCCCACCGGCCGAGCGTGCCCGAATTCTTATCTATCGTGGCATTCAGCAAGAAGTTGTGCAGCCAACAACATCCACGAACACCATCGCCGCGCCCAGGTTGGATCCTCCGAAATGATACAGGACCTGAGCGTACAACATTGGCGCCGGATCAACTTTTGATCGTTGGGCTGGCTATGTTCTGGCTCCGACTACCGACGAAACCAGCAACCCCCGCCGAGTACAAAGTCATATTCGTCACTCTGGCGGCATTGCTGATTCTCATGGGGTTGGCCGGTGTGGTCGCCGGCTTGCTCGCACCACCAGACAAACAGGAAGCAGCGAAACTCGCAATCCGTCTTGGCTTTGGCGCGATTGGCATTGGCGCCCTGCTCCTGCTGGCCCTTTGGCTAATTCGCCGGTGGACAGATTCGTGAGAAGTGTTCTGCTCGCTCCAAAAACTCAAATCACTTTTTTTCCTCCGCCGGTCGCACTGCCGGCGTCGTTGACGGCGGCGCATTCGTCTGACTGCTCATCTTCTGGAAGACGCCGCGCAGGAGCCAGTGTTTCTTCAATCCCTGCACGAGGTTGTCGGTGTCCACAACGAGGCTGGAGATGCGCGTGAGGATTTTGTCATTCGACTCGACTTGGGCGTTGAGGTTGCTGGTGATGGCGGCGAGGTTCAAGATCGTGTCGTTCAGGCTCGCGGCGATGGCGGCGAGGTTCGTGTTCACGCTCGTATGCAGGTCGCCCGGAATGAGCCATTCGCCGAATGATCCGTGCGGGTCGCGTAGGTTCGCTGTGATGACGGTAAGATTGGTGACCATCTGGTTTGCGTTGGCTGTAAGCTGCGCGGTGTTCGTCAACACCGTGTAAAGCTGGTTGGTCAGGCCGAGAATATTGGGCAGTGCCTGCTCGACCGTGCCGACCAGTCGCTGCGCGCGATCGCTGAGGGCCGGCTCTTCAGCGGCGGTCAAATAGACACCTTTGGGAGCCTGGGTAAATGGCACCTTATGGCCGTCGATTAACAACTCGCTGATGACATCGCCCTGCTCGTAGACCGTCGGTGCGCCCATTACACCCGGCGTGATTTCCAAACCGCGACCGCCCAGCAGTCCAATTGCCGTGACGCGCACCACCGAGTCCGTCCAGATGTACCCGTAATATGGCTTGCGCACCTCTATGCCAACGTAGACCTGATGCTCGGCGGGTGATTGCGCTGTGATGACGGTGATCTTGCCAACGTCAAACCCCATAAGCACGATGGGGTCGCCGATTTTTAACCCCTCGGCGCTTTGCACAAAGGTAAAGTACGGACACTTCGGGATGAACCAGCCTTTGCGTTCCGCGGTGTGATAGAGGTAATACGCAAAGCCCACTACCAG contains:
- a CDS encoding tetratricopeptide repeat protein, which gives rise to HFLNALLVFGVARRALGDNTTSAGGGPNQRLWVAYAVAVLWMLHPLVTESVTYVLQRTELLMALFLLLTLYCFIRGTESPRKMVWFGAAIMACTLGMGTKEVMVMTPLLVLAYDSIFVARSWRAALRERRELYAGLAASWLVLASLLLTTNLKAKSGLTVDVLSPWNYFKMQWTVVAHYLRLSVWPQGLVLDYSDWPRETTLASGLPAAGLLAALFAGTVWAIRRRWWWGFWGAWFFLLLAPTSSFLPLPTEPATERRMYLPLMAVMAVALGGGDQLCRNLWTRFGWPVRVFPWLQAGAMTALALALGIATVQRNGQYQSAESIWADVVAKRPDSLRGHTNLGQALLTDGRAKESIPHFIDALHIDPNEPIARCNLGSALAMIGATNRGIAELQETLQHTPNYAPAHVALADIFVGQGNQRAALEHYAAALDINPDEQVARFNLAQLLTRMGQREGAIAQFTEVLRLDPRNATAHYNLANLLAENGSETEAISHYVAAARFDPHNARSQINLGNLFLKLGRTDDAVAAYTDALRTDPNAFKAHNNLAVILAGRGDLVHAIEHFREAARLQPDAPEVHSELAEVLDRQGLHEEAQRELAQAQRLRAASGQP
- a CDS encoding YbaK/EbsC family protein: MGIPARLIDFLDESKVRYEILHHPEAFTSHELAAIEHVKGKDRAKVVMVRTDAEIVMAVLPTDRRIDLEKLGAITGRPTTKAAEAEFKPLFPDCAIGTMPPFGHLYGVATYLDRSFAEADKVVFEAGTHSDAIKMKYADYELLAKPIVAGFAVKLNAG
- a CDS encoding CAAX prenyl protease-related protein, which codes for MMKSKVWLPYVVPMGIYMAFLLVQTNANLLWLYPAKVVAVAAALIYFRKDYEELRSGFSLLAVVVGLVAIAIWIGIDPFYPKYGSGAAFDPTTISSLAQRNMFLAFRVVGAVIVVPVMEELFWRAFLIRWLVNEDFKSVPVGTFTGLSFAVTVAMFGAEHYQWLAGLICGALYNWLYYKRKDVFACVIAHAVSNAVLAAWVLARGDWKFW
- a CDS encoding MlaD family protein, translating into MAIQDLTPQLRTRLQRVEKIVGFFVIFAALVLVVGFAYYLYHTAERKGWFIPKCPYFTFVQSAEGLKIGDPIVLMGFDVGKITVITAQSPAEHQVYVGIEVRKPYYGYIWTDSVVRVTAIGLLGGRGLEITPGVMGAPTVYEQGDVISELLIDGHKVPFTQAPKGVYLTAAEEPALSDRAQRLVGTVEQALPNILGLTNQLYTVLTNTAQLTANANQMVTNLTVITANLRDPHGSFGEWLIPGDLHTSVNTNLAAIAASLNDTILNLAAITSNLNAQVESNDKILTRISSLVVDTDNLVQGLKKHWLLRGVFQKMSSQTNAPPSTTPAVRPAEEKK